The Malassezia japonica chromosome 8, complete sequence genome includes a window with the following:
- the FIG4 gene encoding phosphatidylinositol-3,5-bisphosphate 5-phosphatase (COG:I; EggNog:ENOG503NVR3) — protein sequence MTDAVGPTGESDARILAAVSDSGAAVPPMLVAQNTSAASKPRGTSVPRHELPRGAQEEEVTEVYERLGDVKRFTLYEARSHFYLAAHNTSQTRFRVLKIDRVPPIMAQAEEPESPPKPQAEQAEAKEAEQDAAERREHKRTSSMPTDVQSIVEDAPQARPNAPSGTLSSEITELASSLAPADPPPGEATPVPHAPLTSISGLRYLSTDDPEIPHLRQSSEWKAYTTDGKDQEAKEAAPAPADIPERTVPPIAALGSTRSPKHTNRASIVAPDAPAPPEPEPARKDAKAWDPSDASAWKLNVSSDSVEYSASEMTELLDTIREGNRSTGGLKEVGRFFGLVGFVRFTAGYYMVLISQRSAVALLGGHYIYHCDEAQVIPVCHASILSSAPGRSKLRDQTEAQMLRTFRQVDLSKNFYFSYTYDITRTLQENMTGPRTSTRDCSAWAWNFNEKCMWNFHLLRPAFDDCRRTDKDPASPKRPWVLPLVHGFVDQAKLVVLGRTIYVTLIARRSRHFAGARFHKRGTDLEGHVANDVETEQIVNEPVTSPFFAPRPQMTGERPYRPSPHFTSYVMIRGSIPIYWTQDSTNMSPRPPIAISVVDPYFAPAMRHFDSLFRTYGTPVIVLNLIKSKEKQPRESKLLHAYSECVQYLNQFLPNGSDGGKDRRIKYIAWDMSRASKSRDQDVIGILETLAEDTLHATRFFHSGSAPQSFRQTPLESARSHEDGRVGIDMTRHSLLLQHGVARVNCVDCLDRTNAAQFVLGKTALGHQLHALGLLQHPHLSFDSDAVNMLTEMYHDLGDTIALQYGGSALAHTTDTYRKINHWTSHSRDMLEGLKRYYANSFADADKQASIDLFLGQDKCTDEISVADDKPTPTPVFRGVQRYLAHDEDLGRKQAYINAYVNSDAHFWDGYYRPSLFTDLQRHHAYKMTAVHQQQSLLPGEAFPALNSGGISPLLSPSELGPVAPLSSAAPSNALRRGKGLATLGPRRADEPPTTPTPRRTLLGGVRRWIAPHQDRKNPASRPASKYETHTSDSSAQSAAAPQAEPSTLELAVAKTLRPVISKQEQREYQAYTMQFLQLQFQRSQRTTDADMQIYGGAIALPTTAMQCEAPGVVPPNTDPALATYLQVANMELVAGVRPVPQPSTQRIVSAPAITTPSRLAACASVATPEALGAPTDTKVRSYAAWLHMAHVK from the coding sequence ATGACCGACGCCGTAGGGCCCACGGGAGAGAGCGATGCGCGGATCCTCGCCGCGGTGTCGGACAGCGgtgcggccgtgccgccgatgcTCGTAGCACAGAACACGAGCGCGGCCAGCAAGCCGCGGGGGACATCAGTCCCGCGCCACGAGCTCCCGCGGGGAGCACAGGAGGAAGAGGTCACCGAGGtgtacgagcgcctcggcgacgtgaaGCGCTTCACGCTGTACGAAGCACGCTCGCACTTTTACCTAGCCGCGCACAACACGAGCCAGACGCGGTTCCGCGTGCTGAAAATTGAtcgcgtgccgccgatcATGGCacaggccgaggagccggAGTCGCCGCCCAAGCCGCAGGcggagcaggccgaggcgaaggaggccgagcaggacgcGGCAGAGAGACGCGAGCATAAacgcacgtcgagcatgcCGACCGACGTGCAGAGCATCGTGGAAGATGCGCCACAGGCACGGCCCAATGCGCCCAGCGGCACACTCTCGTCGGAAATCACCGAGCTCGCATCGTCACTCGCTCCGGCCGacccgccgccgggcgaggcgacgccggtgccgcacgcgccgctcacgTCGATCAGCGGCCTGCGGTACCTGTCGACAGACGACCCCGAGATCCCCCACCTGCGCCAGTCGAGCGAATGGAAAGCATACACGACCGACGGCAAGGACCAGGAGGCAAaagaggcggcgccggcgccggccgacaTCCCAGAGCgcaccgtgccgccgatcgcggcgctcggctcgactcgctcgccgAAACACACCAACCGCGCGTcgatcgtcgcgccggacgcgccggcaccgcccgagcccgagccggcaCGCAAAGACGCCAAGGCGTGGGacccgagcgacgcgtctgCGTGGAAGCTCAACGTGTCGAGTGACAGCGTAGAGTACTCGGCCAGCGAAATGaccgagctcctcgacacGATCCGCGAGGGTAATCGCAGTACCGGCGGCCTGAAAGAAGTTGGCCGCTTCTTTGGCCTGGTTGGCTTTGTGCGCTTCACGGCGGGGTACTATATGGTACTGATTtcgcagcgcagcgccgtcgcgctcctcggcggtCACTACATCTACCActgcgacgaggcgcaagTCATTCCCGTCTGCCACGCGTCCATCCTCTCCAGTGCGCCGGGCCGCAGCAAGCTGCGTGATCAGACCGAGGCACAGATGCTGCGCACCTTTCGCCAGGTCGACCTCAGCAAGAACTTTTACTTTTCCTATACCTACGACATCACACGCACCCTGCAAGAAAACATGACAGGGCCCCGCACAAGCACGCGCGACTGCAGCGCGTGGGCGTGGAACTTTAACGAAAAGTGCATGTGGAACTTTCACTTGCTGCGCCCTGCATTTGACGACTGCCGCCGCACGGACAAGGACCCCGCATCGCCGAAACGCCCGTGGGTCCTGCCACTCGTGCACGGCTTTGTGGACCAGGCCAAGCTCGTGGTGCTGGGGCGCACGATTTACGTGACGCTCattgcgcggcgctcgcggcactTTGCAGGTGCACGCTTCCACAAGCGCGGCACAGACCTCGAAGGACACGTCGCCAACGACGTCGAGACCGAACAGATTGTCAACGAGCCGGTCACCAGTCCGTTctttgcgccgcggccccaAATGACCGGCGAGCGGCCGTATCGCCCGTCGCCGCACTTTACGTCGTACGTCATGATCCGCGGCTCGATTCCCATCTACTGGACACAAGACTCGACAAACATGTCGCCCCGGCCACCGATTGCCATCTCGGTCGTCGACCCCTACTTTGcgccggcgatgcgccaCTTTGACAGCCTCTTTCGCACGTACGGTACACCGGTCATTGTCTTGAATCTGATCAAGAGCAAGGAAAAGCAGCCGCGCGAGTCCAAGCTCCTGCACGCGTACAGCGAGTGTGTCCAGTACCTGAACCAGTTCCTCCCGAATGGCTCGGACGGCGGCAAGGACCGCCGCATCAAGTACATTGCGTGGGACATGAGCCGCGCGAGCAAATCACGCGACCAGGACGTGATTGGCatcctcgagacgctggCAGAGGACACGCTGCATGCGACGCGCTTCTTCCactcgggcagcgcgcccCAGAGCTTCCGGCAAACGCCACTcgagtcggcgcgctcgcacgAAGACGGACGCGTAGGCATCGACATGACACGCCACTCGCTCttgctgcagcacggcgtggcgcgcgtaAACTGCGTCGACTGCCTCGACCGTACGAATGCCGCGCAGTTTGTCCTTGGCAAGACGGCGCTTGGGCACcagctgcacgcgctcggccttttGCAGCATCCCCACCTGTCGTtcgactcggacgcggtGAACATGCTAACCGAGATGTACCACGATCTTGGCGATACCATTGCGCTGCAGTacggcggctcggcgcttGCACACACCACCGATACCTACCGCAAGATCAACCACTGGACGTCGCACTCGCGCGACATGCTCGAAGGTCTCAAGCGGTACTATGCCAACTCGTTTGCCGACGCGGACAAGCAAGCCTCAATCGATCTCTTCCTCGGGCAGGACAAGTGCACGGACGAGATCAGCGTCGCGGATGACaagccgacgccgacgcccgTCTTTCGGGGTGTGCAGCGCTACCTCGCccacgacgaggacctcggCAGAAAGCAGGCGTACATCAATGCGTACGTCAACTCGGACGCGCACTTTTGGGACGGCTACTACCGGCCTAGTCTCTTTACCGATCTGCAGCGGCACCACGCGTACAAGATGACCGCCGTGCACCAGCAGCAGTCGCTCCTGCCCGGCGAGGCGTTCCCAGCGCTGAACAGCGGCGGCATCTCGCCGCTTCTGTCGCCGTCTGAGCTGGGGCCGGTCGCACCGCTGAGCagtgccgcgccgtcgaatgcgctgcgccgcggcaaaGGCCTCGCTACGTTagggccgcggcgtgcggatGAGCCGCCCACGACGCCCAcaccgcggcgcacgctcctcggcggcgtgcgccgctggaTCGCCCCGCACCAAGACCGCAAGAACCCCGCGAGTCGGCCTGCAAGCAAGTACGAGACCCATACGAGCGACTCAAGCGCACAGAGTGCGGCTGCTCCGCAGGCAGAGCCGAGTACGCTTGAGCTTGCGGTCGccaagacgctgcgcccTGTCATTTCCAagcaggagcagcgcgaATACCAGGCTTATACCATGCAGTTTCTGCAGCTGCAGTTCCAGCGCTCGCAGCGCACGACGGACGCGGATATGCAAATCTACGGCGGCGCTATTGCGCTTCCTACGACTGCGATGCAGTgcgaggcgccgggcgTCGTGCCGCCCAACACGGACCCTGCGCTGGCGACCTACTTGCAGGTGGCCAACATGGAGCTTgtcgccggcgtgcgccccgTTCCCCAGCCCAGTACGCAGCGCATTGTCTCTGCCCCCGCGATAACCACGCCCAGCCGCCttgccgcgtgcgccagcgtcgcgacgcccgaagcgctcggcgccccAACCGACACCAAGGTCCGTAGCTATGCCGCCTGGCTCCACATGGCGCACGTCAAGTAG
- the ERG4 gene encoding Delta(24(24(1)))-sterol reductase (COG:I; COG:T; TransMembrane:8 (i82-109o144-165i186-205o217-238i272-290o296-314i335-359o365-387i); EggNog:ENOG503NUCD) codes for MAAPAIREGVRTRASAKAPETNAPLASEKPIQHGYCRVDMRDDQVVGGGKERAVVQYTPGIVITEKGQASDKKMDTHHEYEFGGPWGVTAMITLFPVLMYYLWICLWFYDGKLAHPSSFSDILPFYHRMWMHVYNDAFPTQRAFVGYGGLMLVEFVLAWVMPGFWQEGLPVPSLNYKTLMYKCNALGCLYATLIIAAGLHISGLYPLTQIIEHFGEYMTVSMIAGFAVSFATYFHAVFTNQTHRMSGNFMYDFFMGAELNPRIGPIDLKMWAEVRIPWILLFLISVSGALKQHEQYGYVTPNMAFMVLATGLYINACGKGEECIPQTWDMFYEKWGFMVIFWNFAGVPFTYCYSIVYMAAHDPSYYRFSTPTYVFMFSLLIFAHYVFDSSMAQKSRFRMQLQGTLKVRWTFPQWPWSTLQDPRYLQTEHGNALLIDGWWQFLRKPNYTADWTQAFLWGAIAGTRSIIPYYYSMFFLAVLTHRCGRDFERCARKYGKDWDKYCEIVPYRFIPFVY; via the exons ATGGCCGCCCCTGCAATCCGGGAAGGTGtgcggacgcgcgcgagcgccaaggcgccggaGACGAACGCTCCGCTTGCTTCTGAGAAGCCGATCCAGCATGGCTACTGCCGCGTGGACATGCGTGACGACCAGGTTGTTGGCGGCGGCAAGGAACGTGCCGTCGTGCAGTACACGCCCGGCATCGTCATCACCGAAAAGGGCCAGGCGTCGGACAAGAAGATGGACACGCACCACGAGTACGAGTTCGGCGGTCCGTGGGGCGTGACGGCGATGATCACGCTCTTCCCTGTGCTGATGTACTACCTGTGGATCTGCCTGTGGTTCTACGACGGGAAGCTCGCGCACCCCTCGAGCTTCAGCGACATCCTGCCCTTTTACCACCGCATGTGGATGCACGTCTACAACGACGCGTTCCCGACGCAGCGTGCGTTTGTGGGCTACGGTGGCCTGATGCTCGTCGAGTTTGTCCTCGCCTGGGTCATGCCCGGCTTCTGGCAGGAGGGCCTGCCGGTTCCCTCGCTGAATTACAAGACGCTGATGTACAAGTGCAACGCGCTCGGCTGCCTGTACGCGACGCTGATTATTGCCGCGGGTCTGCACATCTCGGGTCTCTACCCCCTGACGCAGATCATTGAGCACTTCGGCGAGTACATGACTGTGAGCATGATTGCCGGCTTTGCGGTGTCGTTTGCGACCTACTTCCACGCGGTGTTCACCAACCAGACGCACCGCATGAGCGGCAACTTTATGTACGACTTCTTCATgggcgccgagctcaacCCCCGCATTGGCCCGATCGACCTGAAGATGTGGGCCGAGGTCCGCATTCCCTGGATCCTGCTCTTCCTGATCAGCgtcagcggcgcgctgaaGCAGCACGAGCAGTACGGCTACGTCACGCCGAACATGGCCTTTATGGTGCTCGCGACCGGTCTCTACATCAACGCATGCGGCAAGGGCGAGGAGTGCATTCCCCAGACGTGGGACATGTTCTACGAAAAGTGGGGCTTTATGGTCATCTTTTGGAACTttgccggcgtgccgttcACGTACTGCTACAGCATCGTGTACAtggccgcgcacgacccGTCGTACTACCGCttctcgacgccgacctACGTGTTCATGTTCTCGCTGCTGATCTTTGCGCACTACGTCTTTGACTCGTCCATGGCGCAAAAGTCGCGCTTCCGCATGCAGCTGCAGGGCACCCTCAAGGTGCGCTGGACCTTCCCCCAGTGGCCCTGGAGCACGCTCCAGGACCCGCGCTACCTGCAGACCGAGCACGGCAATGCGCTCCTGATCGATGGCTGGTGGCAGTTCCTCCGCAAGCCGAACTACACGGCGGACTGGACGCAGGCGTTCCTCTGGGGCGCCAtcgccggcacgcgctccaTCATCCCGTACTACTACTCGATGTTCTTCCTTGCGGTGCTCACCCACcgctgcggccgcgactttgagcgctgcgcccgcaAGTACGGCAAGGACTGGGACAAGTACTGCGAG ATTGTCCCCTACCGCTTTATTCCGTTTGTGTACTAA
- the MNP1 gene encoding 54S ribosomal protein L12, mitochondrial (COG:J; BUSCO:EOG09265HPJ; EggNog:ENOG503P1TG), with amino-acid sequence MSYLPAVSRRAAMALRAAPVRARMLSSTARVADEAASPKITGIVDNIEKLTLLEASELVQALKTRLNITDIAMPAAAAAPAAAPAAEEAEPEAEKPKEKTLFTIRFAGLGADTAKAKVIKEIKAINSTMNLVEAKKFVESAPQTLKENVTKEDAEKIKAAIEAAGGKVELA; translated from the coding sequence ATGTCGTATCTTCCTGCTGTGTCccgccgtgcggcgatggcgctgcgtgcggcgcctgtGCGCGCGCGTATGCTTTCGAGCACTGCGCGCGTGGCCGATGAGGCAGCCTCGCCCAAGATTACCGGCATTGTCGACAACATCGAGAAGCtgacgctcctcgaggcgtccgagctcgtgcaggcgctcaagaCGCGCCTGAATATCACAGACATTGCGATgcccgctgcggcggcggccccgGCTGCCGCTCCGGCCGCGGAAGaggccgagcccgaggcggagaAGCCGAAGGAAAAGACGCTCTTCACCATCCGCTTCgctggcctcggcgccgataCCGCCAAAGCCAAGGTCATCAAGGAAATTAAGGCGATTAACAGCACTATGAACCTGGTCGAGGCGAAGAAGTTTGTCGAGTCGGCGCCACAGACGCTCAAGGAGAACGTCACCAAGGAGGACGCCGAAAAGATCAAGGCCGCGAtcgaggccgccggcggcaaggtcgagctcgcctAA